Proteins from a genomic interval of Amycolatopsis sp. cg13:
- a CDS encoding ABC transporter substrate-binding protein — protein MGKKRPSGKKRGPTRAGALLAAGLLTSGLAAGCGTASGTTINVYYSPEDHFQTVVDNCNKAAAGRYRIVYNKLQRGSDDQRIQMARRLAAGDTSMDVLGLDVTWVSEFAEAGWVDEWTGQNKTAASEGVLQGPLETATYQGKLYAAPKNTNVQLLWYDDRLTPTPPKTWDEMMQMSQQLKSQHKPYSVVFTGAQYEGLVVIYNTLVESLGGHILSDDGKSVVMDEGAVQALELLKKVTSSGITDPSLTNQKEDDVRRTFQGGGAAFELNWPFVYASYAEEKPQDLAHFKWAVYPQAKAGIPSKSTIGGFDLAVSAYSQHKPEAYEAALCLRSKENQKVSAINDGVPPTIESVYHDDVPVDPAKPVSADNPNMAQKYPMRDAILSALKTAAVRPLTPVYQNLSTVMSKIISPPSAIDPQATAQKMREQLDDALQSKGVIP, from the coding sequence ATGGGGAAGAAACGGCCCAGCGGAAAGAAACGAGGACCTACCCGCGCGGGGGCGCTGCTCGCCGCGGGCTTGCTGACCAGCGGCCTGGCGGCAGGCTGCGGAACGGCTTCCGGGACGACGATCAACGTCTACTACTCCCCGGAGGACCATTTCCAGACGGTCGTCGACAACTGCAACAAGGCCGCCGCCGGGCGGTACCGGATCGTCTACAACAAGCTGCAGCGCGGTTCGGACGACCAGCGGATCCAGATGGCGCGGCGGCTCGCCGCGGGCGACACGTCGATGGACGTGCTCGGCCTCGACGTCACCTGGGTCTCGGAGTTCGCCGAGGCGGGTTGGGTCGACGAGTGGACCGGACAGAACAAGACGGCCGCTTCCGAGGGCGTGCTGCAAGGCCCGCTGGAAACCGCGACGTATCAAGGAAAGCTCTACGCCGCGCCGAAGAACACCAACGTGCAATTGCTCTGGTACGACGACCGCCTCACCCCGACCCCGCCGAAGACGTGGGACGAGATGATGCAGATGTCGCAGCAGCTCAAGAGCCAGCACAAACCGTATTCCGTCGTGTTCACCGGCGCGCAGTACGAGGGCCTGGTCGTCATCTACAACACGCTGGTGGAATCGCTCGGCGGGCACATCCTGTCCGACGACGGGAAATCCGTGGTGATGGACGAGGGCGCGGTGCAGGCGCTGGAACTGCTGAAGAAGGTCACGTCGTCGGGGATCACCGATCCGTCGCTGACGAACCAGAAGGAGGACGACGTCCGGCGGACGTTCCAGGGCGGCGGCGCCGCGTTCGAGCTGAACTGGCCGTTCGTTTACGCCTCCTACGCCGAGGAAAAGCCGCAGGACCTGGCGCACTTCAAGTGGGCGGTGTATCCGCAGGCGAAGGCGGGCATTCCCTCGAAGAGCACGATCGGCGGGTTCGACCTCGCGGTGAGCGCCTACTCGCAGCACAAGCCCGAGGCGTACGAAGCGGCGTTGTGCTTGCGCAGCAAGGAAAACCAGAAGGTGTCCGCGATCAACGACGGTGTGCCGCCGACGATCGAGTCGGTGTACCACGACGACGTGCCGGTGGACCCGGCGAAGCCGGTGTCGGCGGACAACCCGAACATGGCGCAGAAGTACCCGATGCGCGACGCCATTCTGTCGGCGCTGAAAACCGCCGCGGTCCGGCCGCTCACGCCGGTGTACCAGAACCTGTCCACGGTGATGTCGAAAATCATTTCCCCGCCGTCGGCGATCGATCCGCAAGCGACCGCGCAGAAAATGCGGGAACAGCTCGATGACGCGCTCCAGTCGAAGGGAGTGATCCCGTGA
- a CDS encoding general stress protein, which translates to MMVSSPFGGGQGQAGLPRLPTPPSGWPIGSYSTYGEAQQAVDFLAESEFAVTDVTIVGVDLMLVERVIGRLSWGRVLAAGAMSGAWFGLFAGLLLGMFVNQGGFTLQLLTGLVLGVLSGLAFSAIGYRTSRGRRDFSSASQLVAGRYDVLCQPRSAEQGRELLAKLALRPPPATA; encoded by the coding sequence ATGATGGTGAGCAGTCCCTTTGGTGGCGGTCAGGGCCAGGCCGGGCTGCCGCGGCTCCCGACCCCGCCGTCCGGCTGGCCGATCGGGTCGTACTCGACTTACGGCGAGGCGCAGCAGGCGGTCGATTTCCTCGCGGAAAGCGAGTTCGCGGTCACCGACGTCACGATCGTCGGCGTCGACCTGATGCTGGTCGAACGCGTCATCGGACGGCTGTCGTGGGGCCGCGTGCTCGCCGCGGGCGCGATGTCGGGCGCGTGGTTCGGCCTCTTCGCCGGGCTGCTGCTGGGGATGTTCGTCAACCAGGGCGGCTTCACGCTGCAACTGCTGACCGGGCTGGTGCTCGGGGTCCTGTCCGGGCTGGCGTTCTCCGCGATCGGATACCGCACGTCGCGCGGGCGCCGGGATTTCTCGTCGGCGAGCCAGCTCGTCGCCGGCCGGTACGACGTGCTGTGCCAGCCGCGCAGCGCGGAGCAGGGCCGCGAGCTGCTCGCGAAGCTGGCGCTGCGGCCGCCGCCCGCCACGGCTTGA
- a CDS encoding acyl-CoA dehydrogenase family protein encodes MARLARTAGLTDVQQEILSTVRSFVDKEIIPHAQALEHADEYPAEIVEGMKEMGLFGLTIPEEYGGLGESLLTYALVVEEIARGWMSVSGVINTHFIVAHMIKQHGTAEQKQHFLPRMATGEVRGSFSMSEPDLGSDVAAIKTRARRDGDDYVIDGAKMWLTNGGSSNLIALLVKTDEGAEKAHQNLTTFLVEKPSGFGEVLPGLTIPGKIDKMGYKGVDTTEAVFDGFKIGADKVLGEAPGKGFSYMMDGVEVGRVNVAARACGIAIRSFELAIAYAQQRSTFGKPIAQHQAIAFKLAEMATKVEAAHLMMVNAARLKDSGARNDVEAGMAKLIASEYCAEVTQEAFRIHGGYGYSKEYEIERLMREAPFLLIGEGTSEIQKTIISRGLLRDYKA; translated from the coding sequence ATGGCCCGTCTCGCCCGGACCGCCGGCCTGACCGATGTGCAGCAGGAGATTCTGTCCACGGTGCGGTCGTTCGTGGACAAGGAGATCATCCCGCACGCGCAGGCGCTGGAGCACGCCGACGAGTACCCGGCGGAGATCGTCGAGGGCATGAAGGAGATGGGCCTGTTCGGGCTCACCATCCCGGAGGAGTACGGCGGTCTCGGCGAATCGCTGCTCACCTACGCGCTGGTGGTCGAGGAGATCGCGCGCGGCTGGATGAGCGTTTCCGGTGTGATCAACACGCACTTCATCGTGGCGCACATGATCAAGCAGCACGGGACTGCGGAGCAGAAGCAGCACTTCCTGCCCCGGATGGCGACCGGCGAGGTCCGCGGCTCGTTCTCGATGTCGGAGCCGGACCTTGGCTCGGACGTTGCGGCGATCAAGACCCGAGCCCGCCGCGACGGCGACGACTACGTCATCGATGGCGCGAAGATGTGGCTCACCAACGGCGGTTCGTCGAACCTGATCGCGCTGCTGGTGAAGACCGACGAGGGTGCGGAGAAGGCGCACCAGAACCTCACGACGTTCCTGGTCGAGAAGCCGTCCGGGTTCGGCGAGGTGCTTCCGGGCCTGACGATTCCGGGCAAGATCGACAAAATGGGCTACAAGGGCGTCGACACCACCGAAGCGGTGTTCGACGGCTTCAAGATCGGTGCCGACAAGGTCCTGGGCGAGGCTCCGGGCAAGGGCTTCTCGTACATGATGGACGGTGTCGAGGTCGGCCGCGTGAACGTCGCGGCGCGCGCGTGCGGGATCGCGATCCGGTCCTTCGAGCTGGCGATCGCTTATGCCCAGCAGCGTTCGACGTTCGGCAAGCCGATCGCGCAGCACCAGGCGATCGCGTTCAAGCTCGCGGAGATGGCGACCAAGGTCGAGGCCGCGCACCTGATGATGGTCAACGCCGCACGGCTCAAGGATTCCGGCGCCCGCAACGACGTCGAGGCCGGGATGGCGAAGCTGATCGCCAGCGAGTACTGCGCCGAGGTGACCCAGGAAGCGTTCCGGATCCACGGCGGTTACGGCTACTCCAAGGAATACGAGATCGAGCGGCTCATGCGCGAGGCCCCGTTCCTGCTGATCGGCGAGGGCACCAGCGAAATCCAGAAAACCATCATCAGCCGCGGCCTGCTGCGGGATTACAAAGCCTGA
- a CDS encoding DUF4190 domain-containing protein — protein MSEASDDRDEPAGRDGYTHPSYEHQPYPPQGPTPGAGLALGSLVCSIAGFVLCAPMAIAGIVMGHIAFYRARRGRGTGGALALAGFVIGYAALIVWAIAIPLIVHALVQSGVFG, from the coding sequence ATGAGCGAGGCCAGCGACGACCGGGACGAGCCTGCCGGCCGCGACGGCTACACGCACCCGTCGTACGAGCACCAGCCCTATCCCCCGCAAGGCCCGACGCCGGGCGCGGGGCTCGCGCTCGGGTCGCTGGTGTGCTCCATCGCCGGGTTCGTGCTGTGCGCGCCGATGGCCATCGCCGGGATCGTGATGGGGCACATCGCGTTCTACCGGGCCCGCCGCGGCCGCGGCACGGGCGGCGCGCTCGCGCTCGCCGGATTCGTGATCGGCTACGCCGCGCTGATCGTCTGGGCCATCGCGATCCCGCTGATCGTGCACGCGCTGGTCCAGTCGGGAGTTTTCGGCTGA
- a CDS encoding IS110 family transposase, with the protein MSLEDGPLFFVGIDWAAAEHAVCVLDQTGKKVAAFTVEHTAAGFARLGRLGDIERVPVAIERPDGRLVDALLEAGHPVLPVKPNAIKTWRESEVLSGAKSDPGDAEVIADYLRVRFHRLRPAEPLSSHTKALRTVVRTRGDLVDARVAATNQLAALLDVHWPGAKAIFANIESAIALAFLTAYPTAAAAAGLTEKRLAAFCAQQGYSGKKPAAMLLARLRSVPAGTLDPVVSQGIRDAVLAQVTVIAALNTAIKNLDRSINKTMDTHPDGEIFRSFPRAGTINAGQILAEWGDARAAFDHPDAIAALAGITPITKASGKQRGVSFRWACNKRLRQAITTFAANSRFASPWAADIYNRARASGKDHPHATRILARAWVRVMWRCWQNGTPYDPTLHGGAQQTTEQQLAA; encoded by the coding sequence TTGTCGCTGGAAGATGGGCCGTTGTTCTTCGTCGGGATCGACTGGGCTGCCGCCGAGCATGCTGTGTGCGTGCTTGACCAGACCGGGAAAAAGGTTGCCGCGTTCACCGTCGAGCACACCGCCGCCGGGTTCGCCCGGCTGGGCAGGCTCGGTGACATCGAGCGGGTGCCAGTGGCCATCGAACGCCCCGACGGCCGTCTGGTGGACGCGCTGCTGGAGGCCGGGCACCCTGTGCTGCCGGTCAAACCCAACGCGATCAAGACCTGGCGGGAATCCGAGGTCCTCTCCGGCGCGAAATCCGACCCCGGCGACGCCGAGGTGATCGCCGACTATCTGCGGGTCCGCTTCCACCGCCTGCGCCCGGCCGAGCCCCTGTCCAGCCATACCAAGGCCCTGCGCACCGTGGTCCGCACCCGCGGCGACCTGGTCGACGCCCGGGTCGCGGCCACCAACCAGCTCGCGGCGCTGCTGGACGTGCACTGGCCCGGAGCCAAGGCCATCTTCGCCAACATCGAGTCCGCGATCGCCTTGGCGTTTCTGACCGCCTATCCCACCGCCGCAGCGGCTGCCGGTCTGACGGAGAAGCGCCTGGCCGCGTTCTGCGCCCAGCAGGGCTACTCCGGAAAGAAACCCGCCGCCATGCTGCTGGCCCGGCTGCGCTCGGTGCCGGCTGGAACGCTCGATCCCGTTGTTTCCCAAGGCATCCGCGATGCCGTGCTCGCTCAAGTCACCGTCATCGCCGCGCTCAACACCGCGATCAAGAACCTGGACCGCTCCATCAACAAGACGATGGATACCCACCCCGACGGCGAGATCTTCCGCTCCTTCCCCCGCGCGGGCACGATCAACGCCGGCCAGATCCTGGCCGAATGGGGCGATGCCCGCGCCGCGTTCGACCACCCCGATGCCATCGCCGCGCTGGCCGGGATCACTCCGATCACCAAGGCATCGGGCAAACAACGAGGCGTGTCGTTCCGCTGGGCATGCAACAAACGCCTGCGCCAGGCGATCACGACCTTCGCCGCGAACTCCCGCTTCGCCAGTCCCTGGGCCGCCGACATCTACAACAGGGCACGAGCCTCGGGCAAAGATCACCCGCACGCCACCCGCATCCTGGCCCGAGCCTGGGTACGGGTCATGTGGCGCTGCTGGCAAAACGGCACACCCTACGATCCGACTCTGCACGGTGGCGCCCAACAGACCACCGAACAGCAGCTCGCTGCCTGA
- a CDS encoding DUF4190 domain-containing protein, whose product MTTPSDREPAAYDPPPTADPAPYEPPATADPTPYEAPAEAVSSTSEARSEADPLVPPPGWTAPDPGPVAQLPDDQPAPAAQPAASPYPVAPQPDPFAPPPAYQAFPAPPPYGAPYQPYAQNTDTGLATGALVCSVIGLVTCVLAVPGIAMGHVALAKANRNEAGGRTMALSAVVLGYVTVAMWVGFFVTLLVLGLNGYLDR is encoded by the coding sequence GTGACCACTCCGTCCGACCGCGAACCGGCGGCCTACGATCCGCCGCCGACCGCGGACCCCGCTCCGTACGAGCCGCCGGCCACCGCCGACCCCACACCGTACGAGGCCCCGGCGGAGGCCGTCTCGTCCACTTCGGAGGCTCGTTCGGAGGCTGACCCGCTGGTTCCCCCGCCGGGCTGGACCGCGCCCGACCCCGGCCCGGTCGCGCAGCTGCCCGACGACCAACCGGCTCCCGCCGCGCAACCGGCCGCGTCGCCGTATCCCGTTGCGCCGCAGCCGGATCCGTTCGCGCCGCCGCCCGCGTACCAGGCCTTCCCGGCTCCGCCGCCGTACGGCGCGCCTTACCAGCCGTACGCGCAAAACACCGACACCGGGCTCGCGACCGGTGCGCTGGTGTGCTCGGTGATCGGGCTGGTGACCTGCGTTCTCGCGGTTCCCGGCATCGCGATGGGTCACGTCGCGCTGGCCAAGGCCAACCGCAACGAAGCAGGCGGACGCACCATGGCGCTGTCAGCCGTCGTGCTCGGCTACGTGACGGTCGCGATGTGGGTCGGCTTCTTCGTGACGCTGCTGGTCCTCGGCCTGAACGGCTACCTCGACCGCTGA
- a CDS encoding slipin family protein translates to MIVEIVSAVVVAGGVWLASAVRVVKQYERGLVFRFGRVRSHVRDPGLALLLPIADRMQKVNMQVVTLPVPAQDGITRDNVTVRVDAVVYFKVVDPVLAAVHVQDYRSAIGQVAQTSLRSIIGKSDLDDLLSNRERLNEGLELMIDSPALDWGIHIDRVEIKDVALPESMKRSMSRQAEAERERRARVISADGELQASHKLAQAAATMADTPAALQLRLLETVVQVSAEKNSTLVLPFPVELLRFLDARTDPPAKPAAKPPEPRASAESVESSESSEPVSNGQVAPPEGEASDVPDQRSR, encoded by the coding sequence ATGATCGTCGAGATTGTCAGCGCGGTGGTCGTCGCGGGCGGGGTGTGGCTCGCTTCCGCGGTGCGCGTGGTGAAACAGTACGAACGCGGGCTGGTGTTCCGTTTCGGCCGGGTGCGCTCGCATGTCCGCGACCCCGGGCTCGCGCTGCTGCTGCCGATAGCCGACCGCATGCAGAAGGTGAACATGCAGGTCGTGACGCTGCCGGTGCCCGCGCAGGACGGCATCACCCGCGACAACGTCACGGTCCGGGTGGACGCGGTCGTGTACTTCAAGGTGGTCGACCCGGTGCTGGCCGCGGTCCACGTGCAGGACTACCGGTCGGCGATCGGCCAGGTCGCGCAGACGTCGCTGCGGTCCATCATCGGCAAGAGCGACCTCGACGACCTGCTGTCGAACCGCGAACGGCTCAACGAGGGCCTCGAGCTGATGATCGACAGCCCGGCGCTGGACTGGGGCATCCACATCGACCGGGTGGAGATCAAGGACGTCGCGCTGCCGGAGTCGATGAAGCGCTCGATGTCGCGCCAGGCCGAGGCCGAACGCGAACGCCGCGCCCGGGTGATCTCCGCGGACGGCGAGCTGCAGGCGTCGCACAAGCTCGCGCAGGCCGCCGCGACGATGGCGGACACCCCGGCGGCGCTGCAGTTGCGGCTGCTGGAGACGGTGGTGCAGGTGTCGGCGGAGAAGAACTCGACGCTGGTGCTGCCGTTCCCGGTGGAGCTGCTGCGGTTCCTGGACGCGCGGACCGATCCGCCGGCGAAACCGGCCGCGAAACCGCCGGAGCCGCGGGCGTCGGCGGAGTCAGTGGAGTCTTCGGAGTCTTCGGAACCGGTCAGCAACGGCCAGGTCGCCCCGCCCGAGGGCGAGGCGAGCGACGTGCCGGATCAGCGGTCGAGGTAG
- a CDS encoding aminoglycoside phosphotransferase family protein, translated as MTVLEIPPAFAERAPKVLGPEAVPWLASLPALAQRYARKWELEFEDTARHGYVGVVQPARRADGSRVVLKLGWVEEESRDEPLALSTWAGHGSVLLHESAPEDGAMLLERLDDSRTLDGEPLLPAVEIMSELARRLAVPAPAELTRTLSGIAEELLEELPKSWRELGEPLPRRELDAALAVCRDLGPEAGNALVNEDLHYENVLSGTREPWLVIDPKPLAGDLEYGALSLLWNRFSESTLDSKLAASGLDRDRAKAWTLVRAVQNRLWHAQDLVDFGGLAEDDDGPSAEALPALTRWALLS; from the coding sequence GTGACCGTTTTGGAGATCCCGCCCGCCTTCGCTGAACGCGCCCCCAAGGTGCTCGGTCCGGAAGCTGTCCCGTGGCTCGCGTCGCTGCCCGCGCTCGCGCAGCGGTACGCCCGGAAGTGGGAGCTGGAGTTCGAGGACACCGCGCGGCACGGCTATGTCGGCGTCGTCCAGCCCGCCCGGCGCGCGGACGGTTCCCGCGTCGTGCTCAAACTCGGCTGGGTGGAAGAAGAATCGCGCGACGAACCGCTCGCACTGTCCACATGGGCCGGTCATGGATCGGTGCTGCTGCACGAGTCCGCGCCCGAGGACGGCGCGATGCTGCTGGAGCGTCTCGACGACAGCCGCACGCTGGACGGCGAACCGCTCCTGCCCGCCGTCGAGATCATGAGCGAACTGGCCCGCCGGCTCGCCGTGCCCGCGCCCGCCGAACTCACCCGCACGCTGTCCGGTATCGCGGAGGAACTGCTCGAAGAACTGCCCAAGTCCTGGCGGGAGCTGGGCGAACCGCTCCCCCGCCGGGAGCTGGACGCCGCGCTGGCGGTGTGCCGCGACCTCGGTCCGGAGGCGGGCAACGCGCTGGTGAACGAGGACCTGCATTACGAGAACGTGCTGTCCGGCACCCGCGAACCGTGGCTGGTGATCGACCCGAAGCCGCTCGCCGGCGATCTCGAATACGGCGCGCTTTCGTTGCTGTGGAACCGGTTCAGCGAGTCCACACTGGACTCGAAGCTCGCCGCGAGCGGTCTGGACCGCGACCGAGCCAAGGCGTGGACGCTCGTGCGGGCGGTGCAGAACCGGCTGTGGCACGCCCAGGATCTGGTCGATTTCGGCGGTTTGGCCGAGGACGACGACGGCCCGTCCGCCGAGGCGCTCCCCGCGCTGACCCGATGGGCGCTGCTTAGCTGA
- a CDS encoding magnesium transporter MgtE N-terminal domain-containing protein, giving the protein MAGTNRVYAAQLAGLPVFGPDGESIGKVRDVVAGLRLDQQPPRILGMVVELATRRRVFVPMLRVTSIEPNAVTLATGSVNMRHFHQRPNEVLVCGQLLDAHATLTGAETRVTVVDAAMEPTRTRDWVLAKLAVRERSTRLTLGRRRAAMQVLPWSEVSGLGLTDLTGQPQGAGQLLMLFDTMRAVDVAATLRDLPIKRRHEVADAMDDERLADVIEELPEDDQKELLAYLAEERAADILEAMNPDDAADLLAELAPAEQSRLLELMEPEESAPVKRLLAYSSDTAGGLMTPEPVVLTPDATIAEALAHIRNAELPAALASMVFVCRPPTETPTGRFVGVVHFQRLLREPPAELVASAVDTDLTALRPEATLAEVTRYFAAYNLACGPVVDAEDHLLGAVTVDDVLDHLLPDDWRETGLHDVADGADLEEAERA; this is encoded by the coding sequence ATGGCAGGCACAAACCGGGTTTACGCAGCACAGCTCGCGGGTCTGCCGGTATTCGGGCCCGACGGGGAATCGATCGGCAAGGTCCGCGACGTAGTCGCGGGCCTGCGGCTGGACCAGCAGCCGCCGCGGATCCTCGGCATGGTCGTGGAGCTGGCGACCCGGCGGCGGGTGTTCGTCCCCATGCTGCGGGTCACCTCGATCGAACCGAACGCCGTGACGCTCGCCACTGGTTCGGTCAACATGCGGCATTTCCACCAGCGGCCCAACGAGGTCCTGGTGTGCGGGCAGCTTCTCGACGCGCACGCCACGCTCACCGGAGCGGAAACCCGGGTGACGGTGGTCGACGCGGCGATGGAGCCGACCCGAACGCGGGACTGGGTGCTGGCCAAGCTCGCCGTCCGCGAGCGCTCGACGCGGCTGACGCTCGGCCGTCGGCGTGCCGCGATGCAGGTGCTGCCGTGGAGCGAGGTCTCCGGGCTCGGGCTCACCGACCTGACCGGACAGCCCCAGGGCGCGGGCCAGCTGCTGATGCTGTTCGACACGATGCGTGCGGTCGACGTCGCCGCGACCCTGCGCGACCTGCCGATCAAGCGCCGCCACGAGGTCGCCGACGCGATGGACGACGAACGGCTCGCGGACGTCATCGAGGAGCTTCCCGAGGACGACCAGAAGGAACTGCTGGCCTACCTCGCCGAGGAACGCGCCGCGGACATCCTCGAGGCGATGAACCCGGACGACGCCGCCGACCTGCTCGCCGAACTCGCCCCGGCCGAGCAGAGCCGGCTGCTGGAACTGATGGAGCCGGAGGAATCCGCGCCGGTCAAACGGTTGCTGGCGTATTCGTCGGACACCGCGGGCGGGCTGATGACGCCGGAACCGGTGGTGCTGACGCCGGACGCGACGATCGCCGAGGCGCTGGCGCACATCCGCAACGCCGAACTCCCCGCCGCGCTCGCCAGCATGGTGTTCGTGTGCCGCCCGCCGACCGAAACGCCGACCGGCCGGTTCGTCGGCGTCGTGCATTTCCAGCGGCTGCTGCGCGAACCGCCCGCCGAACTGGTCGCCAGCGCGGTGGACACCGACCTCACCGCGCTGCGCCCGGAGGCGACGCTGGCCGAGGTCACCCGCTACTTCGCGGCGTACAACCTGGCGTGCGGCCCGGTCGTCGACGCCGAAGACCACCTGCTCGGCGCCGTCACCGTCGACGACGTGCTCGACCATCTGCTGCCCGACGACTGGCGCGAAACCGGACTGCACGACGTCGCGGACGGTGCTGATCTAGAGGAGGCCGAACGTGCCTGA
- a CDS encoding DUF1003 domain-containing protein: MPELGSGRRLDQPRGQARLRLNIDPDTFGRFTERIARFLGTGKYLFWQTLIVVVWIVLNLTALSLQWDPYPFILLNLAFSTQAAYAAPLILLAQNRQDDRDRVSLEEDRTRAAQTKADTEYLARELAALRLAVGEVATRDYLRSELDRLRDDLDVDSKPRKAKQS, translated from the coding sequence GTGCCTGAACTCGGCTCCGGCCGCCGGCTCGACCAGCCGCGCGGCCAGGCCCGCCTGCGGCTGAACATCGACCCGGACACCTTCGGCCGGTTCACCGAGCGGATCGCGCGGTTCCTCGGCACCGGGAAGTACCTGTTCTGGCAGACGCTCATCGTGGTCGTCTGGATCGTGCTGAACCTGACTGCGTTGTCGCTGCAGTGGGATCCGTACCCGTTCATCCTGCTCAACCTGGCGTTCTCGACGCAGGCCGCGTACGCCGCGCCGCTGATCCTGCTCGCGCAGAACCGCCAGGACGACCGGGACCGCGTGTCGCTGGAGGAGGACCGCACGCGCGCCGCGCAGACCAAGGCGGACACCGAGTACCTCGCGCGCGAACTGGCGGCGCTGCGGCTTGCGGTCGGCGAGGTCGCGACCCGCGACTACCTGCGCAGCGAACTCGACCGGCTGCGCGACGATCTCGACGTGGACTCCAAGCCGCGCAAGGCCAAGCAAAGCTGA
- a CDS encoding Mrp/NBP35 family ATP-binding protein, whose product MTGTQQLPSVDDVRTALKDVYDPEIKKPITDLGMVKDVAVGDDGVVDVGIYLTVAGCPLKATLTADTKKAVSKLPGVADVRVELDVMSDEQRTELRKSLRGDAAEPVIPFAQPGSMTRVYCVASGKGGVGKSSVTVNLAVAMAERGLSVGVVDADIYGHSVPRMLGAREKPTKVDTMIMPPQAHGVKVISIGMFTPGNTPVVWRGPMLHRALQQFLADVFWGDLDILLLDLPPGTGDIAISVAQLIPNAEILVVTTPQQAAAEVAERAGAIAMQTRQRVAGVIENMSWLETPTGERIEVFGAGGGQTVADSLSKSVGSTVPLLGQVPLDPRLREQGDEGTPIVLSDPEAPASLVLKDAAKQLSVRARGLAGMMLNVSPAGR is encoded by the coding sequence GTGACTGGTACACAGCAGCTCCCCAGCGTCGACGACGTCCGCACCGCGCTGAAGGACGTGTACGACCCGGAAATCAAGAAACCGATCACCGACCTCGGCATGGTCAAGGACGTGGCGGTCGGCGACGACGGGGTGGTCGACGTCGGGATTTACCTCACGGTCGCGGGCTGTCCGCTGAAGGCGACGCTGACCGCGGACACCAAGAAGGCCGTCTCGAAGCTCCCCGGCGTCGCCGACGTGCGGGTCGAGCTGGACGTGATGAGCGACGAGCAGCGCACCGAGCTGCGCAAATCGCTGCGCGGCGACGCGGCGGAGCCGGTGATCCCGTTCGCGCAGCCGGGTTCGATGACGCGGGTCTACTGCGTGGCCTCCGGCAAGGGCGGCGTCGGCAAGTCGTCAGTGACGGTGAACCTGGCCGTGGCGATGGCCGAGCGCGGGCTGTCGGTCGGCGTGGTGGACGCGGACATCTACGGCCACTCGGTGCCGCGCATGCTGGGCGCGCGCGAGAAGCCGACCAAGGTCGACACGATGATCATGCCGCCGCAGGCGCACGGCGTGAAGGTGATCTCGATCGGCATGTTCACGCCGGGCAACACCCCCGTAGTGTGGCGCGGCCCGATGCTGCACCGCGCGCTGCAGCAGTTCCTGGCCGACGTGTTCTGGGGCGACCTGGACATCCTGCTGCTGGACCTGCCGCCGGGCACCGGCGACATCGCGATTTCGGTGGCGCAGCTGATCCCGAACGCGGAAATCCTCGTGGTGACCACGCCGCAGCAGGCCGCCGCCGAGGTGGCCGAGCGTGCGGGCGCGATCGCGATGCAGACGCGGCAGCGCGTCGCGGGCGTGATCGAGAACATGTCGTGGCTGGAAACCCCGACCGGCGAACGGATCGAGGTCTTCGGCGCGGGCGGCGGCCAGACGGTCGCGGATTCGCTGTCGAAGTCGGTGGGTTCGACGGTGCCGCTGCTGGGCCAGGTCCCGCTGGACCCGCGCCTGCGCGAACAGGGCGACGAGGGCACCCCTATCGTGCTGTCCGATCCGGAGGCCCCGGCGTCGCTGGTGCTGAAGGACGCGGCGAAGCAACTGTCGGTCCGGGCGCGCGGGTTGGCCGGGATGATGCTGAACGTGAGCCCGGCCGGTCGCTGA
- the tatB gene encoding Sec-independent protein translocase protein TatB, giving the protein MFDSVGWGEILVLIIAGLFILGPERLPEAAAWMAKSVRKARDFATGAREQLREEMGPEFDQLRKPLEDLRGLRNLDPKRVVTQHLFDGDSDPLGLNGFKNDLNGSNGNGNGSSGVPTIKPQTALPQPEPLKPGERPPVDPDAT; this is encoded by the coding sequence GTGTTCGACAGTGTCGGCTGGGGCGAGATCCTCGTGCTCATCATCGCGGGGCTTTTCATCCTCGGGCCCGAACGGCTGCCCGAAGCGGCGGCCTGGATGGCGAAGAGCGTCCGCAAGGCCCGCGACTTCGCGACCGGCGCGCGCGAGCAGCTGCGCGAGGAGATGGGCCCGGAATTCGACCAGCTGCGCAAACCCCTCGAAGACCTGCGCGGCCTGCGCAACCTGGATCCGAAGCGGGTTGTGACGCAGCATTTGTTCGACGGGGACTCGGATCCGCTGGGGTTGAACGGGTTCAAGAACGACCTCAACGGTTCCAACGGGAACGGGAACGGGTCGAGCGGGGTGCCGACGATCAAGCCGCAGACTGCGCTCCCGCAGCCGGAGCCGTTGAAGCCGGGCGAGCGTCCGCCGGTCGATCCGGACGCCACCTGA